Below is a window of Prosthecochloris sp. GSB1 DNA.
ACCCCCTGGAGGCGAATCGTGGACGGAAGCGGGTAGATTTGAGCGACCTCGGGCATAAAACGATGAAACGCCGTGTCGAAGCAGGCGACCTGGGGAATACCGGAAAAAAGCGTTGCGGCGTGCCGCAGCGCGTCGAGAGCCTGCGGAAGATGCTCGGGAGCGAACGGCCTGAGTTTCTCGAGATCGTCGAGCAGTTCCGGCGTCACGCTCGCGGGAGCCGCGTGATCTGGCCCGCCATGAACGATACGATGACCCAGGGCATCGGGGAGAGGCAACTCCTCCTGCGACACAAGCCAAGAAAACACCAGTTTGCGGGCGCTTTCGTGGTCAGGCAGAGAAGTATCTTCTTCGACAATAGCCCGGCCTTCTGCATCGTAAACCGAAAAAACGCCGCCGTCATACCCTACCCTTGTAACCGAACCCGTCGCGAGCAGACGTTCTTCCTCCTCGTTGAAAGCGTAAAGCGAAAACTTGATGCTCGATGAGCCGGTATTGACGGCCAGTATACGAAACTCTTTCTCCATTTCCCCCGTCTGTCTGGTTGTAGGCGCCGGATGTCAGCCCGTCACATTTTGACACAAGCTACAGAAAGATCGGCCCAAATACACGGAAATCCTTTGCCCGAACGTTACATGGCGGTGAAAACCAGTTTGCGTTCTCTTTCGAAAAAACGGTAAACCCGGCAATTCGTTCACTTGTGTTATCTTTCTTTCATAGCGGCATGTGCGCAACGCCCGGGATTCTTCCAGAAAACGAGACGCCGGACACCATGGCTGATGCAACTATATTCCCGCTCATCTCTCCGCACAGGCTTACGGCTTTCCTTGCCGCAAGCCTTATCCTTGCCCTGACACCCGGCCCCGGGGTCCTGTATATACTCACCAGAAGCCTGTCGCAGGGTTATCGGGCAGGACTCGTTTCTGTCGGGGGAGTCGCGCTCGGCAACCTTTGCAACGCTGTTGCGGCTTCTGCGGGCCTGACAGCTCTCCTCGCCGTTTCATCCCTGTTGTTCACGATCGTCAAATATGCGGGAGCCGCCTACCTTGTCTGCCTGGGCGCGATAACATGGCTCTCCGCCTCGTCAGTCGTTCGTGCGGAAACGACTGACGCAACCCGCTCCGGACACTTCTTCCGCGACGGATTCATCGTGGCGCTCTTCAACCCCAAAACCCTGATATTTTTCGGAGCCTTTCTGCCCCAGTTCATGAACGGTCAGGAGTCGTCCGTTTTTCTGGCGATCATGCCCGGAGCATGCTTCGTCGCCATTGCGGCGGCCACCGATGCCGGTTACGCGCTCCTGGCCGGTTCACTTTCGCCGGCGCTCGGCGTCAACCGCCGAATCAACCGCGTCAGCCGGCGTCTGGCGGGCGCGACCTACATAGGACTCGGCATCTTCGCCGCTCTCGACGGAGAAAGCAAGTGAAAACAGATCGAACCCGGCATGTT
It encodes the following:
- a CDS encoding LysE family translocator, with the translated sequence MADATIFPLISPHRLTAFLAASLILALTPGPGVLYILTRSLSQGYRAGLVSVGGVALGNLCNAVAASAGLTALLAVSSLLFTIVKYAGAAYLVCLGAITWLSASSVVRAETTDATRSGHFFRDGFIVALFNPKTLIFFGAFLPQFMNGQESSVFLAIMPGACFVAIAAATDAGYALLAGSLSPALGVNRRINRVSRRLAGATYIGLGIFAALDGESK